GTGTATGCTAAGTGTAAAACCACATTTACAAGTTATTTATAAGTTGGTAATCAGTTTTGCTACATTCTTGTGTGTGTATTGATGATGTTGCTGAATGCTGATTTACtgaagtatatatttttatcatttcaaaTTTCATAAGGGGTTCTTTTTACAATTTAAAACCTTTTCAGTTAGTTTTATATATGCCAGATTGATCGACTTCAGTTACATATCTTAACATGAAACTTTTCTCTACGATTTTGAGTTCATTTCTACAATCAAGTTTGTTTCTTTCGGACTTTCGGTAGAGAAAAGAGATAAAATTTTGTTACTTTCTAAGATGTTTATGAAATATTTGGTACTACGAATAACTTTTGGCATGTTGCAATTTATGTTTTCTTCTTGGTTTGGTACTAAAGGTTGTTTCTTTTGGTCGTGTAGAAAACAATTGCTTCGCCTGGTCGTGGTATCCTTGCTATCGACGAGTCAAATGCAACTTGTGGAAAGAGATTGGTGTCTATCGGATTAGACAACACCGAAGCCAACAGGCAAGCCTATAGACAACTTCTATTGACCACTCCTGGATTGGGTCAGTACATTTCTGGTTCCATCCTATTTGAGGAGACCCTATACCAGTCAACTACTGATGGAAAGAAGATGGTTGACTGCTTGCGCGAGCAGAACATCGTACCCGGTATCAAAGTTGACAAGGTATGACAAGTTGTTGAAGTTGAAATTCATTCCATCAACCCCGTAAATCGTTTATGATAACTGTTGAATTTTATTCTTACATATTCAGTTTTGTTACACAGGGTTTGGTTCCCCTTCCAGGATCCAACAACGAATCTTGGTGCCAAGGGTTAGATGGATTGGCTTCCAGATCAGCCGAGTATTACAGCCAAGGAGCTCGTTTTGCCAAGTGGTGAGATATATATCATACTCATTGATAACATACTATTTTACGGGCAAAAGCTATAAATATGGCATAGCACTAATCATTTTCTTATGCTATTCTGTAGGCGTACTGTTGTAAGTATTCCTTGTGGTCCATCTGCATTGGCTGTGAAAGAAGCAGCATGGGGACTTGCACGTTATGCTGCTATTTCCCAGGTTTGTTATCTGAGTGTGAAGGAATTATAATCTTTGAAATTATCAGAATTCTATTAAACTGATTAAGATACATCTATAGATAATATAATCTTACAAAACAAACTGTATCTGTACTCGCTAAATATGATTAGAATGTCATATGATCTGTAAGTCGTTACCTTTGTTATCAGGACAACGGTTTGGTGCCTATTGTGGAGCCTGAGATTCTTCTTGATGGTGACCACAGCATCGACACCACACTTGAAGTGGCCGAAAGAGTTTGGTCCGAAGTGTTCTATTACTTGGCAGAAAACAATGTTATGTTTGAGGGAATTTTGCTAAAGCCCAGCATGGTTACACCAGGAGCTGACCACAAGGAAAAGGCAGACCCAGAAACCATTGCTAAATATACACTAACTATGCTCAAGAGGAGGGTCCCACCTGCAGTTCCTGGAATCATGGTATGTATGCATGGCCATTTGTCACAATTCcttttgtttaaattaattatatgtgTTTCTAAGTAGAAGTTTGGGTTATGTAGTTTTTGTCAGGAGGACAATCTGAAATGGAAGCTACACTTAACCTACACGCGATGAACCAAAGCCCTAACCCATGGCACGTATCCTTCTCATACGCACGTGCTCTTCAAAACTCTGTTCTCAAGGCATGGCAAGGACGCCCCGAGAATGTAGAAGCAGGCCAGAAAGCTCTTTTGACCCGTGCTAAAGCAAACTCATTGGCGCAGCTCGGAAAGTACTCTGCTGAAGGTGAAAGTGAAGATGCTAAGAAAGGAATGTTTGTCAAGGGGTACACCTACTAAGCTTGGAAGGTATCACTTAGGTTGGTTCAATATTTTCAGTTATGGAAGCCAAGGGACTCGAAAAGTTCAGTTTGATTTGTTCCGTCCATCCATTTTGACTTCTACTTGTAATTTTGCATTTGCTTGAATAATTTGGTCTGTTATGACAATGAGAGAAAACTAAGATCTGACCCATTAATTGTGGGGTGGTCAAAGGTGAGGGGGTGAGTCGTGGGTGTATGTACCATCTTAAAGTTATGTCGTCATAGACATGTTTTGAAAGAATCATACTATAAGGCTAGTTTTGTGCAAAAAAGATTCCAGGTTTTCATTTCTCTTATGTGTTGTTAAATTGAGATCAAAACAGTCTGGATGAAAGGTATCTTTTTTGGCAATTACATGATGGTAATCGTTCGAGTAGAATGCATTTATGTGATGGTGTGTGTTGTATTACTGTACTGTTGTATGTGAAGGTAGTATCATAATGATGCACCTGTTACATGCTTATCTGAATATCTTATAGTTAGGCAATGGATCGAGTCATTTGATGTCATATCGTTTTGTTATTTCAATTCCTTAAGAGAGTGCCGTCAAATGAATGCCCTTGCTCTGCGCTTATCCCATTGTCATGTTATAGTTAGTGGGCACCTTTAAATGAAGGTATTCACGATGTGTGTTATGTGCGAAATGAGCTGCAAGATATCACTAAATAATCTGTTTGTTCTCAATGGCTGGGTTTTACATAAATAGTTTATTTAGCTAAATGAGTTTTGATCGCTCTACCATACTAATTCACGTTGGTCATGTAACCTATAGTTGTGATCATTTCCACCTTTTGTTTATACTGCTTTTAGTTAAACAAATCATAGAAATGATCGAAACATGAAGttatgaataaaatataaattatcttTAATGGAACAATATAAATTATCATTGTTCTTAAATTTGTACAACATGCTTTTAAGCATATTATACGTATAGAATAAAATAGGGCGGCTTGTATACAAGAAAAGCACAAGGACGAAGTCTGAGTGTACAAGGATGATGTTTACAAGGTGTTACAGAAAGACAAGTGAAATCTCATGCCATGTCATGAATTGGTTTTCAATTAGTACTAATGTTAGGCTTACAAAaagtagaaatttttttttacaaaataatgCGGCTCTAACATAATGAAAAGAGAAATAGGAAATCAAAGCCTATTATAAAATAGCTAACTACATTTAAGACATCATAACCATTTTCCCTGCCCATTATAAAAGTCATACTGATGTGTGACATAGAAACATTAAATGTAGATGTCTCTCCCATTCTCTTGAATAACCACTGCTGCCAGCGGCTGACATTGCACCATAGCCACTGCATATCGCTAAGAACTGCCTCAATCCGGGAAAGTGAATGCCACCTATTAGTAAAACCTTTTATCATACAGGTTTGGATCATTTTCCAACATCTTACACATTCCAACCAAATAAGTGTCAGAATATGATCAAACAAAACTTGAAATATCAACCCATTGCATCCCTACTTACAAAACACTACCTATGCGGTCTCAATGAACGATTTCTGACCTTACTCTAATCTACCTAGGGACTACAATTAAAGGAGCTATGAATTTCTTGATTATGAATAACACTTCGATTTCCAAACGCACAAAACTGAGAAACAAAGAAACTGCCTATAAATACAACTATAACAGTAGCACGCCTGAACTTTATACCCATGGAAATGCAAATTCAGCATGTCaaagaaaagcaaaaacaaactACACATTTGGGGTGTGGCTTTAGATGGTCAACCTCTGTTTAACTATGAGTATATGTACTTGCCAGGGAATGACATGGATCATGAAAAACCCATCTCAAATGTGATTGTTCCctacaaaacataaacactaAAGTGTGGGAAGGACCCATCACTTAAGCATAGTAATCTACCTATAATCTCTACGTGACTTTAAGCATATAAAAGCCTTTCTTTATTCTTGGACTGAGATTCACATGCAAATAAGTCCATACTCTTTGATAGGGTTTTGTAGAATGACTGATAAAGAATATAAATACAATGGTGTAACAGTTGACCAACAAAGATTCAGACAATGACGCTTTTCTATATACCTATAATGCATGTATATTTCACAACTGGATCTTTTATGGTGGCTATTGGGACTAACATAAGCATCTACAATGGCCACTCCTGCATCTGGAACAAACATGTCACTCCTATATCAGTGTTTCAAGGTAAACATTCTggcataagaaaaaaatatcttGAGTCTATGTGATACTGCATAGCAAGACATATGCATGAATACACTTTATGGAACACCCATCAACCACAAACAAtcacatataatatttataaatgtttCTGTATGATCATAGTTTTCTTGTCTTCGTCATTCTGTATGAAGACAGTGTTTCTTAGATTTATACATCACTGGAAGTTGTATCATGTAGTACTAACCTTCACACAACTATACTCAtgaacatatatcatatatggagATTATAACATCAGTAGCATGCCTTATCACAATAAACAGTAGATAGAATCATCTAGCACAAGCTTAGTAGTAGAGTATTAAATCAatcagtgaaaaaaaaaaagaaaagttgtacCTGAGTTTACAATGTCACCCACATTTTAGAAGATAGATAATGAATCATTTTGGGAGTTAAATGGCAGCAGACCTTTGAGCTGTTCCTCATCAGCTTAGAACCAAAAGTTACAGTATTTAACAATAATCTTGAACACTTTAATTCATGACCAACTGGCTTTTCAAACAATCATACTTGCTACTTCAAACAGCCATTATTCatgtaaaaatgaaaacaaaacaaaaaaacaataagaaaaaCACGCTTTGCAAAATTTGGAAGGTTTGGGTGAGGCGGAGTACTGTGGTTTCTTACTGCTTGTCCGGCTCATGATTGCAAACTATAGTATAACTTTATAACGGTTTAAATAATAGCAATAAAACCCAAGTACAATGATGATAGGGTTGCAGTTCTCACTTTTTTTGTTGCGTCTATTGAAATGTGCTTTTCTGTAAGTACTATTTCAGTAGTATTTCCAGTTTAACTAATCCTTTAGGTTGTATTAGACTTTACTTTTACTAATGGATATTCTATCTTAAACaagttttttcataaaattactAGCCCCAGATCAGGTCCTAACGCGTTTTGCTCTGCTGGTTCAACATGGTGGACAACAAAAGCATGATCAAAAGAcacacacagacacacacacacagatatatatatatacatatacatatatatatgtatgtatattatgggtgcatatatatgtatgtatatatgtacatgtatacaTGTGCGTGTATATTATAATGTGCAAACCCCATTTGTATTTCAGTTAGACTTAGACTACTCCTACCTCCACACGCAGTATCTCaaaagaaatgcattgtttGACGCAACgttaaaaaaaacagaattcAGCAATTTGTGGATACACCGGTTTGATATTTTGTTACTTACTGGTATTAGGAAGCTAAATATGAACAAAGCAAGCAATGATATCTAACATATATTATCAAGAACCATGCTCACTGTCAGCAAATGTTTACTGAGAACTCTCATTCCGTAGACAATgatataagataaaatattgGCCATTTGATTGAATATGGATAACTTCTACAAGAAGATTAGCCCCGTGGTAAAAAAACAAGGCATGACTTTATGATTGATGTGATCATCATACATCAAAATTCATCtcgtaaaaaaaatgaaagaatgcAACTTTAACTTTTAAGACATTTATCTCATCTATATACCTGTGATAACATCCCGTCCTACGGCTAACAAGATTGCTTTCTCATTGTGAGCTGTAGGGTATCAAAACTATGTCTTGAATGTATAAACATCTGACTTAATATAACTGCAAGAATACAGAAATCACGATAAAGTAAGGTAAAAAGTggtatacaataaacattaagCAGGCAAGCAATCCAGTGAACTTAAATGCTAGAAGTGACACGAAGGTCGGGTCAAGTATCACAACCGGTTCTAGGTTGACATGGTCATTTTTAGTACGTGAAATGTTGACATGCAAAcgctttatatataatatatataatactaggaATAAAGCTATATAGTTGAATTAAGATCAACTTTAAGGAGTTTTCAActttctcatcctatttgacccgtttcccttttagaaaactttttttttatctgtcCATGTTTGACCCGTTAGAGATAGAATACTAGAATCAGCTCACATAGGTAAATGGGTTAAATGCcctatattaatattaatacagGCTTGATAGCCTAAGCAGTAACTATGTGAACTCACAAGCAAACACATTAGCTGGTTCCTTTTGATAAACAATTTTTGATCACACTTATATACATTGAAAATTAGAGTTACATAAGGTTACCATTCTAGACAATTTGTTGTTCCATCCATAGATATATCCAAATAAAAACTGTACATTTGATCTCCGAGTTGTATAATTCGGTTGAGAGGCCAAGTTGACAATCCATTTAGGTTTCTTCCACAATtttgtataatatttttatatatacagaaCGCACAAAAAAATGGTAGAAAACAAAACACAAGATTCCATAAGTTGGAAAACCAACCTAAAAAGTCGCCAATGTGTCCACCATAGTCATTCACAATAGATGAGCCACATGATCTGAAGAAGTTTTAATTCTCCAGCAATCACTATGAATTCTGAGCTACTTTTGGTTCACTGATTTCCTCATTACCAAGAACCACGTGTTCAAGATAATGAACTGCACTATTTTTTGCATGCAAGCCTATCCGCTTGAAAAGTATACTATGTGTATATGAATCAGGCTCAACTCCTCTAGCAACCATCTCAGTATATAACCGGAAAGCCTCGCCCCAATTACTCAAATTACAATTTCCGTTTATCAATATGGTGTATGAATATTTATTGGGAACTAAACCTCTTACTTCCATTTCAGAAAAACATCCATAAGCTTGATCCATTTTTTCAGATTTGCAGTAACCATTAATCAACACATTGTAAGTGATCACATTCGGTACAATACCTTTCCTTTGCATTTCCCTAAAATACACAAATGCCTGTTCTATCTTCCCAATGACAGCATGGGCATGTATAAGTACAGTGTAAGTCACAACCGTTGGATTTACACCTTCACATTGCATCTCGTAAAACAAATCTTTAGCTTTTTGAATATTTCCCAACTCCAAATATGAACAAATTATGCTCGTATATGTGACATGATCAGGAACAAAACCACTAGAAACCATATCTTTTAACAACTTACTTGCATCTTGGACATTTGCATCCTTACAAAAACCATGTACAGCCACATTATATGCAATTAAATTAGGCATAGGACGCAGCATTTCTTTTAATGAATGAGAATCCCAAGATCTATCACCATGCTTAAGTTCTCCAACCATCCAAGTAGTGTACGCGTAATGATCAGGCTGCAACCCACGACTCAGCATCTCATTGAACATTTTTTTAG
The sequence above is drawn from the Erigeron canadensis isolate Cc75 chromosome 4, C_canadensis_v1, whole genome shotgun sequence genome and encodes:
- the LOC122595520 gene encoding fructose-bisphosphate aldolase 3, chloroplastic, which produces MACASFVKLNTASSSPWIGQRSFNQRSGSSSRSSAARVSVIRAGSYSQELVQTAKTIASPGRGILAIDESNATCGKRLVSIGLDNTEANRQAYRQLLLTTPGLGQYISGSILFEETLYQSTTDGKKMVDCLREQNIVPGIKVDKGLVPLPGSNNESWCQGLDGLASRSAEYYSQGARFAKWRTVVSIPCGPSALAVKEAAWGLARYAAISQDNGLVPIVEPEILLDGDHSIDTTLEVAERVWSEVFYYLAENNVMFEGILLKPSMVTPGADHKEKADPETIAKYTLTMLKRRVPPAVPGIMFLSGGQSEMEATLNLHAMNQSPNPWHVSFSYARALQNSVLKAWQGRPENVEAGQKALLTRAKANSLAQLGKYSAEGESEDAKKGMFVKGYTY